TTCTTTATTAACAAAGATCAAAGGGGAAGAGGTTTTGTGCGGAGAATTGCACATTTATATAACTCCAAGCTCCATAGTGATCAAAGATGTCATTTCCATTTGACCATGACTTCATCTATATGGCTCTTcgtttcttctttcttttctacctTAATCCTATAGTTAATATGGTTTTAGTAAAACTTAGTGTAGAAATTTTACGACCCTGCAGAGTATTGGGCTAAATTACATGAGTGGAAATATAACTATCTTACACGAAATGAATTGGTTTATTTTACGTAAAATCAAGTAGTCATGGGAGTTAAGTTGGAACTATCTTGCACAATGTTATTAACTTATGATGCATATGTTGGTTGAGTTGGATCTATTTTATACAAAACTAACCGACTTATGTTatgcataattaattattttattcttaactTATATACCATTTCTTTTCACTTATTAGGTCTCGTCTcagatataatataaaaaatttataaaatttaaaattattggataaattatatcaaaataaatagaattgatATCTGTTATGGAAAGGcttatctttttcattttaaatgaCAATTAATGTCTTAGTTTTCCCACATTATATTCCCCATCAAGTTtaaggttttttcttttattattatttgttacaATATTGGAAGTAACCCTAGATTTTGTTAATTATGAAAACCtgttttctcttagttttcttattattagagaGCGCTTGTTGTCTGCCATGAGATGATTAGGggaaaaaaagataagaagCATATTTTCTACTGTTTGTTTGGCTTACAAATTCTTAACTATCAAAACAAATCTTCCATCATATACTAAAAATGTGAGATTCTAATGTTCGAAGATATGATAATTGTATGTTAATAGTTGATTTTCCCATTCTAATAGCTCATAGcaaatattatgaatttattattgGGTTACGTGGGCAATAACCCATTAATCAGatgttttattttgtaatgAAAAAACCAAGGAATTTGAATTATGtgatatgtttttttattttcttctctcaaatgaaaattagaggatatataaaaagaatgaagtataatgcaataataataaattacccTTCTATACTTAAAAATCTTGAATTTGAGCATAAAATCTGTATCCGCTAATTAGaaatttctgattttgttttatataaatgattaggattctgaaattataaaatttcaaattccaACTGAAtccaaataattaattaaaaaaaattatttttcattttggaGTGCCGGAAACAAAGGTTAGAATGGTGATCTTAATTTGAGGATAGAAGTAAAAGGAATGAGGTTCCAAAAATTAAGCAAGAAGAGAATTGGAAGTGCAACATAAACATAAGCATAAGCATAAGCATAAGCATGCAGGATCGAGAGTAAGCATGCACACTAAAATACAATAACAAGTTAAAGTAGGCATGCCACAGCAACAGCTCTTACTCTATTACAAAATTAGCTTGGCTTCACTTCACCTCTCATGCCCGAAAACGACAGCTTAAAAAGGCGTGTGGTACTTACAGTTGTAAGAACAACAAACTCTATTTATTACTCAAAAACAaactagtttttttcttttctttttttaaattttcaaaaccaTTTTCACTGTCttcacttttattttctgagaaACATATGGCCCCACCCATgtaataaacaaaaatcagGCCATTTACTAGTTTTTTAATTGTAGTATTGGCAGCAGgccataattttatttgaccATACTATTATTCAATacatagaaataataataataataataataataacttatgGTAGTAAATGAAAGTGGGACattcaaagattaaagattaatCCAAATAGTAAAGGAAAAGttctgatttaattttttcaccatattaggagaattatattttatttagagcGAATATAAAGAGATTGTTATTCTATAACATATAgctttttaactatttaaaaaataaaaaataaaagtgtgTTGGCTTTAATTTGTTAGATGATATGATATAAGATAGATATGACCatagaaactaaaaaattaaaaatagagaagcTGACACAAAGAACATCTAGGGAagtgagaaagagaagaaagaccCTCCAAagcaaaggaaagaaaagaactttGGAAACCCAGAATCCAAGTGTAATTCCTATCTGTCCTCATAACCAAAGTAAAGAATAACAGAAATTCAATATCAATTTGCCCCTATAAATTTAACACTTTAAAGTTAAAAGTATTCAGTCCTTGTATTGGAGACTGGAAACATATCCTCTCATCTCAttcatttctctctctcccccttCTCTACcaaattttccttctttttcttttcaaaaaaccTTTTAAATTTGTAAGCATGATTTCATCACTACCCAGTATTTATATCTCCATACCCACATGGCCAGAactttaaggaaaaaaaaaaagaaaaaaaagaaaaacataaaccCAACCCAATAGTgtgtatattttattcaacTCATGCATAGAAGTTCCGAGCTTGTCAGGACATAAAAACCAAGGCAGTAGAGAGTGTTAGAAGGTGGAATAAGAgaatagagaagaagaagcagttattattattattattattatttctggGGTTCAAGAGCTTTGGAAATGGTGAGAGAttgaatgatatatttataaatatatatatttttgggtTGTGAGTTTTCTTAGAATGGTGATTTTCTGTTGGATGGATACAAAAAATAGGAATAAATTGTGTTGCTGTTTTGAtcatagaagaagaagaagacaacAAGAACAACTACACCAATGTACACAAAAACAAACATATACTACAGTTTTGGCAGAAGAAACAAGTACACCAAGAAATTTCTCAAACATGGCTTCTACTTGGTGGTGTAGTCAGATCTCACCAatcatttcattttttgtatgctttcttcttgttctttccTTAATTTGTCCTGTTTATTCGTCGGCCACCGGTGATAATCTCCCAAAAAACCAAACTTTCCGGCCACAAGAAGAGTTGCACAAGTTAAAGATTATTAAAGAACGTCTcaagaagatcaacaagcctcctGTCAAGACAATTCAGGTATACTTGGCTTTCATATCCTCTGTTTTTGtcctgtttttcttttttctctttttttccttttaagttCTGGCTTAACAGGTTTAAAGAATTCTTGTTCTTCTGCTGCAGAGTCCTGATGGAGATCTTATAGACTGTGTTTTGTCTCATCAGCAACCAGCTTTTGATCATCCAAAATTAAAAGGACAGAAACCATTGGTACTATTCTCAATGCATTGAATTGTAATGCACAGTTTTCTTGGAAATTTATGTACTCTTTGGAGCTGAATATGAGATGTGATAAAATTTCAGGAGGCACCAGAAAGACCAAAAGGGCATAATCCAAAAGGAATGGTATCTGAAGATTTTCAGTTATGGAGTATTTCTGGTGAGACATGTCCTGAAGGGACAGTTCCAATCAggagaacaaaagaagaagatatgTTAAGAGCCAGTTCTGTTAGAAGATTTGGAAGGAAATTAAGAAGACATGTTCGAAGAGATACTAACAGCAATGGCCATGAGGTATGTTTTTGGGAAATTATTACacagaagaaaagagaagggaagacacaaaattttcttttcttttcttttggtattcttttcttttttgaagaGTCACAGCCTTAATCAACTCAAAAACTGAAAAGAAAGTGgtcaaacaaacaaaatggtGAATGAGGTCTGCTAATtgtctcttcttttcttttttcatgcCACTTTTCTTGAAGacaaacaattttttttttcttaaatagataaagaaagattaaTAGAGTAATGATACAAAAAACTGCTTTTTGAATTGTGATAaggttttttaattatttaatccaAAACATCAAtgtttttgcttctttttctttttattgtctTCTCTCTTGAATTTGATACTTGTTTGATCAAAACAAGCTAAAGATTTCTGGGTTTcttatgagaaaatagagcACTTccaaatcaatatttttttcattaaagctcaaattttaattcaaataattatttaatttggagAATAATTTCTTTGGAAAGGAATTAATGAAACACATGGCCAAGAAAGCTTGTGTTGTTACTATTCCAAGAAAATTAAGGAACTCTGCCATCTGaatgttcttttatttcagTCATCAAACATATCAGATTCCTTATTGTAGTGATTGCAGAATTTCATGGTCTCCATATCAAGTACTACTAATTATTCAGttccaaaataatatttatgtatatgaaCCTGATAGTCAtactaattttaaagaaaaataaaaaggaaaacacAGCTgcctattttcttttcctgtatTGTACCATCAAGAATATAAGGTTAGCAAATTCCTTAATAAATGATACTATCTAGACCAGgatagtaaaatattaatctaaaACTCAATGGTGTATTTAttgccttttccttttcaaactGTTGGGTTACAGCATGCAGTTGGGTATGTGAGTGGAGATCAGTATTATGGAGCAAAAGCAAGTATAAATGTGTGGGCACCAAGGGTTTCTAATCAATATGAATTCAGCTTATCACAAATGTGGGTCATTTCTGGTTCATTTGGTGATGATCTCAACACCATTGAAGCTGGTTGGCAGGTGTGTCACTATATTCCTCATAAATTTCACTAAGAAATATGATTCCATAACATTATGAGCCACCTCCCATATTGTTCTTAATTCCTTTATCTCCTCATATAAGTgggatttttcataattagtCTCTTACTGTGACTTGTACTCAATTGACTTGAATAGTAAAGGAACAAAATAGAcatgggaaaaagaaaaattatatttatttttattcaattattagaACACTATATATGAAAATTGGCAATTGGCACATTGAATATGATAAGTCTGCacataaatatcaatattagTCTAAGATAACTTAAATTTGGAgcaatatttttcaaaaactcAACACCATGAAAACCAGGTATTTCtatacatttttctttattattgttttcatatttaaagCAGTTTCACAGCTCAACCACCTCtcattttcattaatatttttttgttgcaGCTATAAATGTTAATCCTTttgcatttttaattttcttgcaGGTTAGCCCAGAACTATATGGGGACAACTATCCCAGGTTCTTTACATATTGGACAGTAAgtataagaaataaatcttTTGGCCTTTGTAATTCCTTATTCCTTGTTTTACCTTCAAGTGTAAGATAAAATCatgattcttttttcttgtttcttgttGATTATTATTACAGACTGATGCTTATCAAGCAACAGGGTGCTACAATTTACTATGCTCAGGATTTGTCCAAACCAACAATAGAATTGCAATTGGAGCTGCCATTTCTCCAACATCTTCATACAGTGGAGGACAATTTGATATCAGCTTATTAGTTTGGAAggtaaattgaattttaatttactgtacaaaactagaaaaaaatttaaaatggaaaatagcAACAATCTTCTATTATTTGATGGTAGAAAGCAAAGAGTATCTGCATAAGAATGGACTACAAATCTAACATTCACTGCCAAGTTATGTTTGACTCCACAAAACTTTAACTGCAGGTTAATTGAAACCACTTTATCTGATTAGTCTCCCAATGTGTTGATCAGGAATGGGCCATTTTTAGTGTATAATTCTAATCAATTTGCTTAAACCAATTGCATTGGGACGATGTCAAATATGACCTTAACAACATCATATAACTCTGAAAAATGGACTATTTTAGCATATATCAATAACTTCAAATAGTGCCTGTAATTGCCTTGCACTTTATTTGCTTTGCAAGATTCTCTTCTTTAACAAGTAAAAGAGCTTTCCTGATTCCTGAGTCCTGACCCTTCTTCACTTTTGTTTTCCAGTTTTTGAATTATCTTGTGGAAATTTCACATAATTGCTCAACAGTTCATcttctggaaagaaaaaaaaaaatcatctttctttttaatcctTTTCATATATCcctagattttttttcttttacaaatttgATTTTGTCCCATTTTTGGTTCCTTTGCTTGTTGACACTGCACATGGTTATAATTATTGTATGAGCTTAATTGAGTAATAAAGAAATAGCAATTAATTCCCCCTTTTTGTGTGTATAGGATCCAAAGCATGGAAATTGGTGGCTAGAATTTGGAAATGGAGTTCTAGTTGGATATTGGCCATCATTTTTGTTCACTCACTTGAGGGATCATGCAAGTATGGTACAATTTGGTGGAGAAGTTGTTAATTCAAGGCCATCAGGATTTCACACTTCTACACAAATGGGAAGTGGACATTTTGCAGGAGAGGGTTTTGGAAAAGCATCATATTTCAGAAATTTACAAGTTGTTGATTGGGATAATAACTTAATTCCCTTATCAAATCTAAGAGTATTGGCTGATCATCCAAATTGCTACGATATACAAGGAGGAATTAACAGAGTCTGgggtaattatttttactatggAGGTCCAGGAAGAAATGTCAGATGTCCCTAAGGGAATGGTATATAGggtggggttattttttatttttctttttttgggggggttatttttcttgttgGGTGATATGGGTTTCTTCTCAAAATCATTGGTGAGTTTGGgttattcttatatttattaccTTGTTAATCcattttttcttatcttttttgtaattttttttacctcTCAACTAACAagtgataattaattataccAGTACCTCCTTAGGGACTATGTAAATgtggagaaaaaagaaaatactaagTGAATACACTACGGCTTgtgatttttctttccttctcttGTCCTTATTTAGATGATTGTCAAAGAATGAAGAGGTTCGGGTTCATAACCAGCTACTTTTGTGTTAGACAATTAGggttaaaaattcaatttggGGGGCATTCAATTAGGGGACCACTGAAAATGGCCAATATCTAAGCCACTTTCTCACTTGGGTGCATTAATCTTGCACATGCCATTGATCTTTGCTAAAAGCTTATTGGGTcccataaattaaatttaccctttttttattagttggGAATTTATTAGTGGATGAGTAGTGATTGCCAATTTTAATTTGGGGTACTATAATgctattttctataataacCATGCATCATATTGGACCATACTCTTTAACTCTTATCTTCATTCATTATATTAATTCAGTTTTTGTGCTGAAAGATTAAATAAGCTATGAAATAAAGGtagttgttttattttgtttctgaAGACTTAAGTCTATTGATGAgctatttcttaaaagatcacataataattactagttataattttaaataactaatCAAAATGTATCTACTTTCAGTGCATTATAAGTCACTCATCTCTTTGTACTATTAAAAATGACATTTATCTTGAAGAGCTATATGCATTATTGCACAAAAGCAGAGCAGGCAGGCATGCttaagataaataaagattaaaaagaaaaagaaaattacatagATGAGTAGTAATTAGTAGTGCCATTAATTGccaactaaataataatactaacaGATAAAATAATCTTACTTGGAGCTGAAGCCTaaatcaagcaattaatatTGCACTTCTCAAGAGTCCACTCACCCAAAAACATAATTATACATTTTTGTGCAATGTGTATGTGCATAGAACTGCCAGCTATATCTTTCCCTTAAAGTTTACGTTTTCACTCAAAtgctaaatatttattattattattcaatttcaATTACGAAAAGGATACCAACAATATCATGCAACTTAGATATGTAaactgataaaaaataaaatttaaatttaaataaatccaaaGCCACACATATAACTAAGATtctgtaatatatatatatatatatataccctaTTTGCACATGTTGAAGTATAGCTTGTCTTACACTTTCGGTATTTGCTTTTGTAAGGACCAATGAAGACCCATCATTATAAGTATGTTTCCTACTGAAAGGGCATTTATGCACAAGAATCTACTGCACCATCATCTACTTTTCTTCATccttaattacaaaaattcattattactGTGGCAATAGTTGCCCATCTCTGACCTCCAGGATCCTCACATAATCAAAAATTCTGAGAATTCttaagttataaaaaaaatatatatatatatatatatatatatatatatatatatatatcttagaAGAGAAAGAACAGTCAGAATTTGAACTTCTGATCTTCAGGGTAATGCTATATGAAAAACTCTCGAGTTATTTAGCTTAGTACGAATgcatttactttttttatcatCTTTATACAACCATTTGAGACCATACTTTCTTAAATTAGAAGCAAATCTGTTGAAACATGGACCaggaaaaaaggaagaagcaGGTTATTGTATGTATTTGGTAATTCTAGTAACAGGTGTATAGTTTTTCAAAATGGTAGATATGATAtctataagaataataatggGTGAAACAATAATAAGCAAACCACTCTCTGCATCCTCTTAATGGAATACATCTACCAACAAACTCTATCATAAAAATGGTGGCTAACCTGACAATGACTTTCAATAGGAAGATGTGGGTGGCTAGGTGTTTATCAAGACAAAGAATGAGCATTTTCAAACGTGCAGGCTGTAACCCTTTTGTGCCCACTTGCCAATACTAACAGGACCTCAGAAGTAGAAGCATGGCTTTAATTGTGGCCCTTACTATTGGGttctattcattttttttttcttaaaggaaaagaaaaggaaaaggaaaatatcatATGTCAATATCACAactattttgtgctgtgtttCAGTGTTTATGCTACGGTTGATGTGTGATTGATCATTTGGACACGCCATGACATTTTTAGAGAATTATATGACAAAGCCAACTGCGGGAATTGGTAGAGGCCAATGAAATTCATTGTTCATTGCCTCAAATAGTCAAATTTGTGATTTCAGCTTCTTAGTTGTCAGGCAGGGTAAGTGCATACTACTACCACATGGCTTAGTGCATGAAGGTTGCCTTTATAAATGTGAAACCATCGATTTAGTATATTCATCTGATCAGATGGTTGTGAGCTCATGCACACTGAATCAACTTCCAATTAGATTCAAGACCCACCTGCTGATAgctaatttcatttttctaagaaaattaGCTCCTCTCTAAAGTCTAAATAGCGGCTAATTTAACCAAATCCTGGAGTTGTACTGTTAGACAGCTTCATTATCATAGTAGCTGGCTTTTGCAACCCCCCACTATGTTTCATCCATTGGAATTTACCCCACAAAGGTTTGGCATATCATATCACAAATGCTCTGCCAATTGCTGCTCTCAGCATCTAATTTTCTCCCTTCTTTTTTGtgttaaaagttataattttagcATCAGATGTAAATTTTACATTCCCATAACTTTCAGTCATTGCCGATACGAATTGGGTGGAGGGTAAAAACAGTTAACATTGGGCTTGATATAGAACTTGCATGTCCGATAATACACGACTTGGACAATGTGCCTCAGTCTAAAGGGTAGGATAAGgttaaattactttaaaatagGCATCAGAGTTGAAATCTCACCAATATTATCCGGAgctaaaaacaaataaataaataaaatttagtaaatatgAAAATGTTGTCCATCATAAGAGAATTGAAGAGATGCTCAAATTGATGAACATCAACACTTACTAGGGCTGGTCAGGATGACGTCaaatattattgaattcaCTCACTAAACCAAAATTTAAAACAGATTACATGATAAGAGACTTTGATCTATAGCAGACTAGGGTACCAATAGAAGGGCGAAAAAGATATCCCAGAGTAAAAATTGATACATGTATTAGTTAAGTTTCAGTGATAATACTATTATTGTATGTCAAGTTCACCGTAACAAACCAGGGGTATGGGCATGTTTTGTTATTGAAACAAAATTGCAAGTTAAAACCATGCAAAAATAACTTCCATGGGAAATGATATTGTAGCaacaaaaatgaaagagtGATTAAAAACTCACTCCACACAGATCATTTCAAGCAACTTCTGACCTGCCTCGCTTACCTCTACATTCTCCATCTTCAAACGACGACGCAGCACTTGGCTTGTCCTTCCAGCAGCTGCATAAGTTCTTATCAATGACTCAAACACATTTGCCTCTACATCATCTGTAGCCTTCTTCAAAATCTCAATGAAACCTTCTGCTCCATCAACATCCTTTTGTTGCTCAAAATGTGCCATGAAAGATGCCACCACCTCAGGTGATGGGATCCACTTCTGACCATCCCCTCTACCTTTAGATATTGCATTGGCTAAACATTCAACAGACAACTTGATATCtccattttcaaaataataatccGAAAATATTTCCCAGGTTTTAGCATTAGGCTTGGCCCCTCTCCCGATGGCCCTCTCCTTGAGCTCTTCTGCCTTTTCTAGCAAACCCTTTTTGGCATAAGCTTTAATGAGAACATTAGCAACCCTGATATCATAACCTGAGCAATTTGATTCCCATTCCCTGAAACATTTCTCTGCGCCGGGCAAATCTTTCAAATTAACCAGCACTTGGATCATATTCAGATAGCTTATATTTGAAGTTTTAGGAAACGCCAGTCTCAAAGAACGCCATATGCGATAGAGCTCATGCAAGTTCCCTATTCGACCGTATAAAGTAATTAGGAATTGAAAAGCAGAATGATCTCGATGCACATTTCTTTTCTCCAGTTCTTTCAGTGTCTTTTCTGCCTTCTCAAACAATTGCGCATCAACATAAATAGAGGCTAAGTTGCTATATGTTGTCCAATCTGCAGCAACTCGACCATCCCTCTTCATCTCCTCAATTACTCTTTCAGCGCCAGAAATATCATTGACCGCTGCTAGAGCCCTCATCCAGACATTGTATGTATAAGAATCTGGCATGATACTGTCGGACTTCATTTCTTGTATGATTCCTGGGATCCTTTCAGGTTGACCAATTTTTGTGTAAAGGGTCATCAGGCTATTGTAAGACATGGAGCTTAAACCAAGATTGAGCTCCTTCATCTTCTCCATGAGTGCTTCAGCTTCTTCAGTCATTAGTTGATTGCAATAACAGTTGAGAAGGGCCCCATATGTTAAATGGTTCTTAGATGTCTCGGGAagatctataaaaaaaatttctgcaGCAGGAATGCCTCTAGTTTTAGCAACTAGATCAAGATGAATAGCTTGATCACTAACTGTCTTATTCATTCCCCTCTTAGACATGGCTTCTGAAAGCTGTAATTTACGAAACATTACTGATCTAGAACTAGCAAGGCAT
The sequence above is drawn from the Ricinus communis isolate WT05 ecotype wild-type chromosome 7, ASM1957865v1, whole genome shotgun sequence genome and encodes:
- the LOC8273483 gene encoding pentatricopeptide repeat-containing protein At1g60770 — protein: MAMPQLFGRTKNVAKRSKKYLEEALYFRLFKEGSSEVKVREQLNQFLKSSKRVYKWEVGDTLKKLRSRGLYYPALKLSEAMSKRGMNKTVSDQAIHLDLVAKTRGIPAAEIFFIDLPETSKNHLTYGALLNCYCNQLMTEEAEALMEKMKELNLGLSSMSYNSLMTLYTKIGQPERIPGIIQEMKSDSIMPDSYTYNVWMRALAAVNDISGAERVIEEMKRDGRVAADWTTYSNLASIYVDAQLFEKAEKTLKELEKRNVHRDHSAFQFLITLYGRIGNLHELYRIWRSLRLAFPKTSNISYLNMIQVLVNLKDLPGAEKCFREWESNCSGYDIRVANVLIKAYAKKGLLEKAEELKERAIGRGAKPNAKTWEIFSDYYFENGDIKLSVECLANAISKGRGDGQKWIPSPEVVASFMAHFEQQKDVDGAEGFIEILKKATDDVEANVFESLIRTYAAAGRTSQVLRRRLKMENVEVSEAGQKLLEMICVE
- the LOC8273482 gene encoding uncharacterized protein LOC8273482, whose translation is MVIFCWMDTKNRNKLCCCFDHRRRRRQQEQLHQCTQKQTYTTVLAEETSTPRNFSNMASTWWCSQISPIISFFVCFLLVLSLICPVYSSATGDNLPKNQTFRPQEELHKLKIIKERLKKINKPPVKTIQSPDGDLIDCVLSHQQPAFDHPKLKGQKPLEAPERPKGHNPKGMVSEDFQLWSISGETCPEGTVPIRRTKEEDMLRASSVRRFGRKLRRHVRRDTNSNGHEHAVGYVSGDQYYGAKASINVWAPRVSNQYEFSLSQMWVISGSFGDDLNTIEAGWQVSPELYGDNYPRFFTYWTTDAYQATGCYNLLCSGFVQTNNRIAIGAAISPTSSYSGGQFDISLLVWKDPKHGNWWLEFGNGVLVGYWPSFLFTHLRDHASMVQFGGEVVNSRPSGFHTSTQMGSGHFAGEGFGKASYFRNLQVVDWDNNLIPLSNLRVLADHPNCYDIQGGINRVWGNYFYYGGPGRNVRCP